A region of Vespula vulgaris chromosome 1, iyVesVulg1.1, whole genome shotgun sequence DNA encodes the following proteins:
- the LOC127069027 gene encoding cilia- and flagella-associated protein 251-like: MIFCFQILPKENNNIYMIFATNKEIGLQILPIDGNPYTSVAITGHPFQITGFAVDCKKSIVFTMGYKDSCVLMWKIKFRSVKIMKRLGGEGLSPFYSLIKGGKNGWLFNEMQDLFYYAQILQQGENTIETRKISDMASIKQIPNLMRAVGYFPSNKELENILCEVSYKNYAETGQLLEEITFEDFVKLYINHRPVFGYSTKEMKKAFASFCETKSVNDEDLVLTRDQFMNILLGTYPEKNTLEDKLLGEPLTLEEAYTYLKLLIPSEDANMEHFADSKGQVSLNFDFLPSRISYKDFVTVILGVDLLEKMRAENKVT, from the exons atgattttttgtttccaGATATtaccaaaagaaaataataacatttacatGATATTTGCAACTAATAAAGAAATAGGTCTACAAATTCTTCCTATAGATGGTAATCCTTACACAAGTGTAGCAATTACTGGACATCCGTTTCAG ATCACTGGATTTGCTGTGGATTGTAAAAAGAGTATCGTATTTACTATGGGATATAAAGACTCATGCGTTTTAATGTGGAAGATAAAATTCAG ATCagtaaaaattatgaaacgtTTAGGAGGAGAAGGATTGTCTCCGTTTTATAGTCTTATAAAAGGTGGTAAAAATGGTTGGTTGTTTAATGAAATGCAAGATTTATTCTACTACGCACAGATTCTACAACAAGGAGAAAATACGATCGAAACAAGAAAGATTTCCGATATGGCTTCTATAAAACAAATACCAAATTTAATGCGAGCTGTTGGTTATTTCCCTAGTAACAAAGAA CTGGAAAACATTTTGTGTGAAGTATCCTATAAGAATTATGCGGAAACGGGACAATTATTGGAGGAAATTACTTTCGAAGATTTTGTTAAACTTTACATCAATCATCGACCTGTATTTGGATATTctacgaaagaaatgaaaaaagctTTCGCAAGTTTTTGCGAAACAAAATCGGTTAACGACGAAGATTTAGTTTTAACTCGAGATCAATTTATGAATATCTTACTTGGTACATATCCAGAGAAAAATACCTTGGAAGATAAACTTCTCG GTGAACCACTGACGTTGGAAGAAGCATATACATACCTAAAACTGCTTATTCCTTCGGAGGATGCCAATATGGAACATTTTGCAGATTCGAAAGGACAAGTATCTTTAAATTTCGATTTTCTACCATCG AGGATATCTTACAAAGATTTTGTCACGGTTATTTTGGGTGTTGATTTGTTGGAGAAGATGAGGGCTGAGAATAAAGTTACGTGA
- the LOC127068961 gene encoding uncharacterized protein LOC127068961 isoform X2 — protein MLFGSHANTCALAVESNKEANPVVPVTTTVQTGTVSTFVIEKPANINNKGTSRKVIKNNRNKYGEDSISNSCQQHAKKVNAKAITSQSNENQLFSDTVIRDGNVQDEINVTRDTVSETIMEVSKCIDDSCANEVEQKEDHISSMAKASPENSLIQNNNEIEPYDSVTQTIMEVSRCTNDTEEDEDIPKENANQSDAMILFDTDITSNAESQTENKCNKMDSIPLEATTNEELHEINSEHEMMNDTDVAEKDEKAEISKIKFDLESHSSSSPVHSPISRSLFSPQHESQQDLQPKEEYPDDGSKHVEAAPPTESQTSVSFNTAPTSDRSLVIKICTNKNSQFSVSSTGNAETHNISRDSEENNNAEESTSEEKKLLILTQKDKDSIESNQINEVDSDSDSYKLAVVDSNAEDDIKESDQPEDTAEAKASMETTENTNVREEKEEFGIGENANGEFSTTEPYNDVKKDAINCAPELASQPSDGIVLAGEDVPPIDLNVEGTLDSTEIEDLLKKCIEAASPFCVYCNHARHIAVNGKQLGLHMLAEHKFHPQHPAIIIQPEQFTVRVKKSLEELETNYFNLDTYSSTNGTYNIQTVRTYECFHCRYNSAVHKELYTHHRKMHQKTILICIMCKSTFYSYSELLCHLCPGVYSPNINVKYRCCLCSISSLPSAFRLMVHLRKSHHACDVCLETTGNQQRLSNHVWKHKLHHLCYRCGIAYRNKPDITKHLFWKHGTESVLCKKCLQKKWPHIYHFCIPPTAFVCEECGSSFSRAVALKVHKRLHSGDQPYTCSECSERFISQRLLTKHEESHKEPPPVDVCTVDATNNQFSVDDEKSDKDKTTIVDIALSTSEGTKDVKEIVKKVVDVYDLPPLNLSSDSESDTEETKDDIKKNEESAEKNEVTDEQNAEETVSLLISAKAASPLQANDNIADEEENEEEKKQEAKIMDGIWDNFKSYTASLEMQESVNLSNKEPEPEIDVAFLRSIVLADHDYCVVWSEKDKNVEGEAKEDEKGTGNVDFSDYTNKLQRSPSAGSLAQNTGCESDVNKKKGKSPKKKKQSGSTSSSDSSSESDSSSCSCGTNCSCSSSSSGSSSSSSSSSDSDSSASESSPRKSSNRKERKKEKEVDQKNQAGSVENENKETPIEVDNVTDVPIEPIAAPKPLLRESDLETDETVTDEDFYDEHPQQLANKLLAEKRNQLLLLAAVAPASTESGIPLNNGITDESCVTPSPNPTPSVEDQPQQQKKKVKTKKRKRGERGKQRVVTPMVESLKLNIPKAYYQKNSSFSVSSAALIGHHQHHQFGRSSTPNLITNDIQTAVTAVESHPHTNQNIGGSGSETENKRSSKRKRIPKRFYGDSSDEETEKQPTMKWRKVVEAPSFVPATNPKPLPQRLSFGGKTVAYRSNVVETHTESLLNVTATSATESEGPADSSSESSGSDVEMTIQQQSQSHVSESNPPITERPVNLYCYCQCPYDEVSEMIACDGEDCRIEWFHFECVGIMVPPKGKWYCPDCRKKHGIVQNSEDYFD, from the exons ATGTTATTTG GCTCACACGCAAATACTTGTGCTCTAGCAGTTGAATCTAATAAAGAAGCAAATCCTGTGGTACCTGTTACGACGACTGTACAAACAGGAACGGTATCAACATTTGTCATTGAGAAACCagcaaatattaataacaaaggAACATcaagaaaagtaattaaaaataataggaaTAAATATGGGGAGGATAGTATATCTAATTCTTGTCAACAACATGCGAAAAAGGTTAATGCAAAAGCAATTACTTCACAATCTAATGAAAATCAACTTTTCTCAGATACAGTAATTAGAGATGGAAATGTACAAGATGAGATTAATGTAACCAGGGATACGGTATCAGAAACAATAATGGAAGTATCTAAATGTATCGACGATTCCTGCGCCAATGAAgtagaacaaaaagaagatcaTATATCTTCCATGGCGAAAGCATCTCCAGAGAATTCtttaattcaaaataataatgaaattgaaCCCTATGATAGTGTGACTCAAACTATTATGGAGGTTTCACGTTGTACAAATGATACTGAAGAGGACGAAGATATAccaaaagaaaatgcaaatcAATCTGATGCaatgatattatttgataCAGATATAACTAGTAATGCAGAATCACAGactgaaaataaatgtaataaaatggaTAGCATTCCTTTAGAAGCTACAACAAATGAAGAATTACACGAAATTAATTCTGAGCATGAAATGATGAATGATACGGATGTAGCggagaaagacgaaaaggCAGAAATATCTAAGATAAAGTTCGACTTAGAGTCTCACTCATCGTCGAGTCCTGTTCATAGTCCAATTAGTCGATCGTTATTTAGTCCTCAACATGAATCACAGCAAGATCTCCAACCAAAGGAAGAGTATCCTGACGATGGTAGCAAACATGTGGAGGCTGCGCCGCCTACAGAATCTCAAACGTCAGTTTCGTTTAATACTGCCCCTACGTCTGACAGAAGtttagtaattaaaatttgtacaaATAAGAATTCGCAATTTTCTGTGAGTTCGACGGGAAATGCAGAAACTCATAATATTAGTAGAGATTCCGAAGAGAATAACAATGCAGAAGAGTCAACATCAGAGGAGAAGAAGCTTTTAATTCTTACACAGAAGGATAAAGATAGTATAGAAAGTAATCAAATAAACGAAGTCGATAGCGATTCCGATAGCTACAAATTAGCTGTAGTAGATAGTAATGCAGAAGATGATATTAAGGAATCGGATCAGCCTGAGGATACAGCGGAGGCTAAAGCAAGCATGGAAACGACAGAAAATACAAATGttcgcgaagaaaaagaggaattcGGAATAGGTGAGAACGCGAACGGAGAATTTAGCACAACGGAACCATATAATGATGTGAAAAAAGATGCCATAAATTGTGCTCCAGAATTAGCATCCCAGCCGAGCGACGGAATAGTCTTAGCTGGGGAAGATGTCCCACCTATAGATCTTAATGTGGAAGGTACATTAGATAGTACAGAGATAGAAGActtattgaaaaaatgtatagaaGCAGCTAGTCCGTTTTGTGTCTACTGCAATCACGCACGCCATATAGCTGTAAATGGAAAACAATTAGGATTACATATGCTTGCTGAACATAAATTTCATCCGCAGCATCCGGCTATAATCATACAACCGGAACAATTTACAGTAAGAGTAAAAAAGTCTCTGGAGGAGCTGGAAACGAATTACTTCAATCTCGATACGTACAGCAGCACAAATGGTACCTATAATATTCAAACTGTTAGGACATATGAATGTTTTCACTGTAGATATAACTCTGCGGTACATAAAGAACTATATACTCACCATCGAAAAATGCATCAAAAgacaattttaatttgtataatgTGTAAATCGACGTTTTATAGTTACAGTGAATTGTTATGTCATTTATGTCCAGGCGTATATTCACCGAATATAAATGTCAAGTATAGATGTTGTCTTTGTTCTATTAGTAGTCTTCCATCGGCATTCAGATTAATGGTACATTTAAGAAAGAGTCATCATGCTTGCGACGTGTGTTTGGAGACTACTGGAAATCAACAACGATTGTCGAATCACGTATGGAAACACAAACTTCATCACTTGTGTTATCGATGTGGCATTGCGTACAGGAACAAGCCCGATATTACGAAACACCTTTTCTGGAAGCACGGGACTGAAAGCGTTCTATGCAAAAAATGTTTACAAAAGAAATGGCCacatatttatcatttctgTATCCCACCTACGGCTTTCGTTTGCGAGGAGTGTGGTTCCAGTTTTAGTCGCGCCGTAGCATTGAAAGTTCATAAGAGATTACATTCGGGAGATCAACCGTACACTTGTAGCGAATGCTCCGAACGTTTCATCTCGCAAAGGCTCCTAACTAAACACGAAGAAAGTCATAAAGAGCCACCACCCGTAGACGTTTGCACGGTAGATGCGACGAACAATCAGTTCTCGGTTGACGATGAAAAGTCCGACAAAGACAAAACAACTATCGTGGATATAGCGTTGAGCACCTCGGAAGGTACAAAAGATGTTAAGGAGATAGTAAAGAAAGTGGTAGACGTTTATGATTTACCGCCGCTCAATTTATCCTCCGACAGCGAGAGCGACACGGAAGAAACGAAGGACGATATCAAGAAGAATGAGGAAAGCGCGGAGAAAAATGAGGTCACCGATGAGCAGAACGCGGAGGAAACGGTGTCACTTTTAATATCCGCTAAAGCAGCATCGCCGTTACAAGCCAACGATAACATAGCAGATgaagaggaaaacgaagaggaaaagaaacaagaagcgAAGATAATGGATGGCATTTGGGATAATTTTAAATCGTACACGGCGAGCTTGGAGATGCAAGAGTCGGTCAATCTTTCCAACAAAGAACCCGAACCAGAAATAGACGTTGCGTTTTTGAGGAGCATAGTTTTGGCTGATCACGATTATTGCGTCGTATGGTcggagaaagacaaaaatgtCGAAGGTGAAGCTAAGGAGGATGAGAAAGGAACAGGTAACGTCGATTTCTCTGATTACACCAACAAGCTGCAAAGAAGTCCATCCGCTGGTAGTCTAGCACAAAATACTGGCTGTGAGAGCGAtgtaaataagaagaaagggaagagtcctaagaagaagaaacaaagtgGTAGTACATCTTCGAGCGATTCTTCTAGCGAAAGCGATTCGAGCAGCTGTTCCTGCGGTACCAATTGTAGTTGTAGTAGCTCATCTTCCGGTAGTTCCTCGAGTTCCAGTAGTAGCTCCGACTCCGATAGTTCTGCATCGGAAAGTTCTCCCCGTAAATCGTCCAATCGTAAGGAacgtaagaaggaaaaagaagtcgATCAGAAGAATCAAGCTGGTTccgtagaaaatgaaaataaggaAACACCCATCGAAGTGGACAACGTAACCGACGTACCCATCGAACCAATTGCTGCTCCCAAACCATTGTTAAGAGAATCGGATTTAGAAACGGACGAGACCGTAACGGATGAGGACTTTTACGACGAGCATCCGCAGCAACTCGCTAATAAATTGTTggcagaaaagagaaatcagCTGTTGCTGCTTGCAGCGGTCGCACCAGCTTCGACGGAATCGGGAATTCCTTTGAACAACGGTATAACGGACGAAAGTTGCGTCACCCCATCGCCCAATCCAACACCCAGCGTCGAGGATCAACCACAgcaacagaaaaagaaagtaaaaacgaaaaaacgtAAACGGGGCGAGAGGGGTAAGCAACGCGTCGTTACCCCGATGGTGGAATCATTGAAGCTTAACATTCCTAAAGCGTATTACCAGAAGAATTCGAGCTTTTCCGTCTCCTCGGCAGCCTTGATCGGTCATCATCAGCATCATCAGTTTGGTAGGTCGTCAACGCCGAATCTTATCACGAACGATATTCAAACGGCGGTAACGGCGGTCGAATCTCATCCTCATACGAATCAGAATATCGGTGGTAGCGGTTCCGAGACGGAAAACAAAAGATCGTCGAAGAGGAAACGTATACCAAAGCGTTTTTATGGCGATTCCAGCGACGAGGAGACGGAAAAGCAGCCGACGATGAAATGGAGGAAGGTCGTCGAGGCACCGTCTTTCGTACCTGCAACGAATCCGAAGCCTTTACCGCAACGATTATCTTTTGGTGGAAAGACTGTGGCTTACAGGTCGAACGTCGTGGAGACTCATACCGAATCGCTTTTGAACGTGACGGCGACATCCGCGACGGAGTCCGAGGGACCGGCAGATAGTAGTAGCGAATCCAGTGGTTCCGACGTCGAAATGACGATTCAACAGCAATCGCAGAGCCACGTTTCGGAGAGCAATCCACCGATTACGGAACGTCCAGTTAATCTCTACTGTTACTGTCAATGTCCCTACGACGAGGTATCCGAAATGATCGCTTGCGACGGCGAGGACTGTCGCATCGAGTGGTTTCATTTCGAGTGTGTCGGCATTATGGTGCCACCTAAGGGCAAGTGGTATTGTCCAGACTGTAGGAAAAAACATGGTATCGTGCAAAATAGCGAAGACTATTTCGATTGA
- the LOC127068961 gene encoding uncharacterized protein LOC127068961 isoform X1 produces MEDEDGESKIMDMWSILGDQQLKDPTFGNTLKHSVDNVYIDTIEEEKRINRYNSTPKDSPSRNTGTGSKIVFKGFKKRILAQAQETQSVASKNLSQDQASHPNVSPKINKEKRTENKRGKITEYAQYLGLQPSSKLKCSKCHSSTNFTSMNLKQSQCACNTAMAPMQGLPSTSETSSQSHAANFKITRKVYLCAACGTYFENWNLFLHMRDIHKRHICLFCLGMFGQAERLSYHLSKKHSVPEMGFNSVEDFYSAFKGSCYLVCCTCEKMFSETDNFYNHFCSPPTKQETATTVCSLCQTGSHANTCALAVESNKEANPVVPVTTTVQTGTVSTFVIEKPANINNKGTSRKVIKNNRNKYGEDSISNSCQQHAKKVNAKAITSQSNENQLFSDTVIRDGNVQDEINVTRDTVSETIMEVSKCIDDSCANEVEQKEDHISSMAKASPENSLIQNNNEIEPYDSVTQTIMEVSRCTNDTEEDEDIPKENANQSDAMILFDTDITSNAESQTENKCNKMDSIPLEATTNEELHEINSEHEMMNDTDVAEKDEKAEISKIKFDLESHSSSSPVHSPISRSLFSPQHESQQDLQPKEEYPDDGSKHVEAAPPTESQTSVSFNTAPTSDRSLVIKICTNKNSQFSVSSTGNAETHNISRDSEENNNAEESTSEEKKLLILTQKDKDSIESNQINEVDSDSDSYKLAVVDSNAEDDIKESDQPEDTAEAKASMETTENTNVREEKEEFGIGENANGEFSTTEPYNDVKKDAINCAPELASQPSDGIVLAGEDVPPIDLNVEGTLDSTEIEDLLKKCIEAASPFCVYCNHARHIAVNGKQLGLHMLAEHKFHPQHPAIIIQPEQFTVRVKKSLEELETNYFNLDTYSSTNGTYNIQTVRTYECFHCRYNSAVHKELYTHHRKMHQKTILICIMCKSTFYSYSELLCHLCPGVYSPNINVKYRCCLCSISSLPSAFRLMVHLRKSHHACDVCLETTGNQQRLSNHVWKHKLHHLCYRCGIAYRNKPDITKHLFWKHGTESVLCKKCLQKKWPHIYHFCIPPTAFVCEECGSSFSRAVALKVHKRLHSGDQPYTCSECSERFISQRLLTKHEESHKEPPPVDVCTVDATNNQFSVDDEKSDKDKTTIVDIALSTSEGTKDVKEIVKKVVDVYDLPPLNLSSDSESDTEETKDDIKKNEESAEKNEVTDEQNAEETVSLLISAKAASPLQANDNIADEEENEEEKKQEAKIMDGIWDNFKSYTASLEMQESVNLSNKEPEPEIDVAFLRSIVLADHDYCVVWSEKDKNVEGEAKEDEKGTGNVDFSDYTNKLQRSPSAGSLAQNTGCESDVNKKKGKSPKKKKQSGSTSSSDSSSESDSSSCSCGTNCSCSSSSSGSSSSSSSSSDSDSSASESSPRKSSNRKERKKEKEVDQKNQAGSVENENKETPIEVDNVTDVPIEPIAAPKPLLRESDLETDETVTDEDFYDEHPQQLANKLLAEKRNQLLLLAAVAPASTESGIPLNNGITDESCVTPSPNPTPSVEDQPQQQKKKVKTKKRKRGERGKQRVVTPMVESLKLNIPKAYYQKNSSFSVSSAALIGHHQHHQFGRSSTPNLITNDIQTAVTAVESHPHTNQNIGGSGSETENKRSSKRKRIPKRFYGDSSDEETEKQPTMKWRKVVEAPSFVPATNPKPLPQRLSFGGKTVAYRSNVVETHTESLLNVTATSATESEGPADSSSESSGSDVEMTIQQQSQSHVSESNPPITERPVNLYCYCQCPYDEVSEMIACDGEDCRIEWFHFECVGIMVPPKGKWYCPDCRKKHGIVQNSEDYFD; encoded by the coding sequence ATGGAAGATGAAGATGGTGAGAGTAAAATTATGGACATGTGGAGCATTTTGGGAGATCAACAACTCAAAGATCCAACATTTGGCAATACTCTAAAACATTCTGTTGATAACGTGTATATTGATacgatcgaagaagagaagcgaataaatagatataattcaACTCCTAAAGATTCACCAAGTAGAAATACCGGTACTGGATCGAAAATTGTATTCAAAGGTTTTAAGAAACGTATCTTAGCTCAAGCTCAGGAGACACAATCGGTTGCGTCTAAAAACCTTTCTCAAGACCAAGCATCCCATCCTAATGTATCGCCAAAaatcaataaagaaaaaagaacagaaaataaaaggggGAAGATAACAGAGTATGCTCAATATTTGGGACTTCAACCTTCTTCAAAGTTAAAGTGTTCTAAGTGTCATTCTTCTACAAATTTTACTTCCATGAATTTAAAGCAAAGTCAGTGCGCGTGTAATACTGCCATGGCACCGATGCAAGGATTACCGAGCACGTCTGAAACATCCTCTCAATCGCACGCTGCTAACTTTAAAATCACAAGGAAAGTATATTTGTGTGCAGCTTGTGGcacttattttgaaaattggAATTTGTTTTTACATATGAGGGATATACATAAACGCCATATATGTCTGTTTTGTCTAGGAATGTTTGGACAAGCAGAAAGATTATCTTATCATTTATCTAAGAAACATAGCGTACCAGAAATGGGATTTAACTCTGTTGAAGACTTTTATAGTGCTTTCAAAGGATCATGTTATTTGGTTTGTTGCACTTGCGAGAAGATGTTCTCTGAAACAGATAATTTCTATAACCATTTTTGTTCTCCCCCGACTAAACAGGAAACTGCTACAACTGTATGCTCTTTATGTCAAACAGGCTCACACGCAAATACTTGTGCTCTAGCAGTTGAATCTAATAAAGAAGCAAATCCTGTGGTACCTGTTACGACGACTGTACAAACAGGAACGGTATCAACATTTGTCATTGAGAAACCagcaaatattaataacaaaggAACATcaagaaaagtaattaaaaataataggaaTAAATATGGGGAGGATAGTATATCTAATTCTTGTCAACAACATGCGAAAAAGGTTAATGCAAAAGCAATTACTTCACAATCTAATGAAAATCAACTTTTCTCAGATACAGTAATTAGAGATGGAAATGTACAAGATGAGATTAATGTAACCAGGGATACGGTATCAGAAACAATAATGGAAGTATCTAAATGTATCGACGATTCCTGCGCCAATGAAgtagaacaaaaagaagatcaTATATCTTCCATGGCGAAAGCATCTCCAGAGAATTCtttaattcaaaataataatgaaattgaaCCCTATGATAGTGTGACTCAAACTATTATGGAGGTTTCACGTTGTACAAATGATACTGAAGAGGACGAAGATATAccaaaagaaaatgcaaatcAATCTGATGCaatgatattatttgataCAGATATAACTAGTAATGCAGAATCACAGactgaaaataaatgtaataaaatggaTAGCATTCCTTTAGAAGCTACAACAAATGAAGAATTACACGAAATTAATTCTGAGCATGAAATGATGAATGATACGGATGTAGCggagaaagacgaaaaggCAGAAATATCTAAGATAAAGTTCGACTTAGAGTCTCACTCATCGTCGAGTCCTGTTCATAGTCCAATTAGTCGATCGTTATTTAGTCCTCAACATGAATCACAGCAAGATCTCCAACCAAAGGAAGAGTATCCTGACGATGGTAGCAAACATGTGGAGGCTGCGCCGCCTACAGAATCTCAAACGTCAGTTTCGTTTAATACTGCCCCTACGTCTGACAGAAGtttagtaattaaaatttgtacaaATAAGAATTCGCAATTTTCTGTGAGTTCGACGGGAAATGCAGAAACTCATAATATTAGTAGAGATTCCGAAGAGAATAACAATGCAGAAGAGTCAACATCAGAGGAGAAGAAGCTTTTAATTCTTACACAGAAGGATAAAGATAGTATAGAAAGTAATCAAATAAACGAAGTCGATAGCGATTCCGATAGCTACAAATTAGCTGTAGTAGATAGTAATGCAGAAGATGATATTAAGGAATCGGATCAGCCTGAGGATACAGCGGAGGCTAAAGCAAGCATGGAAACGACAGAAAATACAAATGttcgcgaagaaaaagaggaattcGGAATAGGTGAGAACGCGAACGGAGAATTTAGCACAACGGAACCATATAATGATGTGAAAAAAGATGCCATAAATTGTGCTCCAGAATTAGCATCCCAGCCGAGCGACGGAATAGTCTTAGCTGGGGAAGATGTCCCACCTATAGATCTTAATGTGGAAGGTACATTAGATAGTACAGAGATAGAAGActtattgaaaaaatgtatagaaGCAGCTAGTCCGTTTTGTGTCTACTGCAATCACGCACGCCATATAGCTGTAAATGGAAAACAATTAGGATTACATATGCTTGCTGAACATAAATTTCATCCGCAGCATCCGGCTATAATCATACAACCGGAACAATTTACAGTAAGAGTAAAAAAGTCTCTGGAGGAGCTGGAAACGAATTACTTCAATCTCGATACGTACAGCAGCACAAATGGTACCTATAATATTCAAACTGTTAGGACATATGAATGTTTTCACTGTAGATATAACTCTGCGGTACATAAAGAACTATATACTCACCATCGAAAAATGCATCAAAAgacaattttaatttgtataatgTGTAAATCGACGTTTTATAGTTACAGTGAATTGTTATGTCATTTATGTCCAGGCGTATATTCACCGAATATAAATGTCAAGTATAGATGTTGTCTTTGTTCTATTAGTAGTCTTCCATCGGCATTCAGATTAATGGTACATTTAAGAAAGAGTCATCATGCTTGCGACGTGTGTTTGGAGACTACTGGAAATCAACAACGATTGTCGAATCACGTATGGAAACACAAACTTCATCACTTGTGTTATCGATGTGGCATTGCGTACAGGAACAAGCCCGATATTACGAAACACCTTTTCTGGAAGCACGGGACTGAAAGCGTTCTATGCAAAAAATGTTTACAAAAGAAATGGCCacatatttatcatttctgTATCCCACCTACGGCTTTCGTTTGCGAGGAGTGTGGTTCCAGTTTTAGTCGCGCCGTAGCATTGAAAGTTCATAAGAGATTACATTCGGGAGATCAACCGTACACTTGTAGCGAATGCTCCGAACGTTTCATCTCGCAAAGGCTCCTAACTAAACACGAAGAAAGTCATAAAGAGCCACCACCCGTAGACGTTTGCACGGTAGATGCGACGAACAATCAGTTCTCGGTTGACGATGAAAAGTCCGACAAAGACAAAACAACTATCGTGGATATAGCGTTGAGCACCTCGGAAGGTACAAAAGATGTTAAGGAGATAGTAAAGAAAGTGGTAGACGTTTATGATTTACCGCCGCTCAATTTATCCTCCGACAGCGAGAGCGACACGGAAGAAACGAAGGACGATATCAAGAAGAATGAGGAAAGCGCGGAGAAAAATGAGGTCACCGATGAGCAGAACGCGGAGGAAACGGTGTCACTTTTAATATCCGCTAAAGCAGCATCGCCGTTACAAGCCAACGATAACATAGCAGATgaagaggaaaacgaagaggaaaagaaacaagaagcgAAGATAATGGATGGCATTTGGGATAATTTTAAATCGTACACGGCGAGCTTGGAGATGCAAGAGTCGGTCAATCTTTCCAACAAAGAACCCGAACCAGAAATAGACGTTGCGTTTTTGAGGAGCATAGTTTTGGCTGATCACGATTATTGCGTCGTATGGTcggagaaagacaaaaatgtCGAAGGTGAAGCTAAGGAGGATGAGAAAGGAACAGGTAACGTCGATTTCTCTGATTACACCAACAAGCTGCAAAGAAGTCCATCCGCTGGTAGTCTAGCACAAAATACTGGCTGTGAGAGCGAtgtaaataagaagaaagggaagagtcctaagaagaagaaacaaagtgGTAGTACATCTTCGAGCGATTCTTCTAGCGAAAGCGATTCGAGCAGCTGTTCCTGCGGTACCAATTGTAGTTGTAGTAGCTCATCTTCCGGTAGTTCCTCGAGTTCCAGTAGTAGCTCCGACTCCGATAGTTCTGCATCGGAAAGTTCTCCCCGTAAATCGTCCAATCGTAAGGAacgtaagaaggaaaaagaagtcgATCAGAAGAATCAAGCTGGTTccgtagaaaatgaaaataaggaAACACCCATCGAAGTGGACAACGTAACCGACGTACCCATCGAACCAATTGCTGCTCCCAAACCATTGTTAAGAGAATCGGATTTAGAAACGGACGAGACCGTAACGGATGAGGACTTTTACGACGAGCATCCGCAGCAACTCGCTAATAAATTGTTggcagaaaagagaaatcagCTGTTGCTGCTTGCAGCGGTCGCACCAGCTTCGACGGAATCGGGAATTCCTTTGAACAACGGTATAACGGACGAAAGTTGCGTCACCCCATCGCCCAATCCAACACCCAGCGTCGAGGATCAACCACAgcaacagaaaaagaaagtaaaaacgaaaaaacgtAAACGGGGCGAGAGGGGTAAGCAACGCGTCGTTACCCCGATGGTGGAATCATTGAAGCTTAACATTCCTAAAGCGTATTACCAGAAGAATTCGAGCTTTTCCGTCTCCTCGGCAGCCTTGATCGGTCATCATCAGCATCATCAGTTTGGTAGGTCGTCAACGCCGAATCTTATCACGAACGATATTCAAACGGCGGTAACGGCGGTCGAATCTCATCCTCATACGAATCAGAATATCGGTGGTAGCGGTTCCGAGACGGAAAACAAAAGATCGTCGAAGAGGAAACGTATACCAAAGCGTTTTTATGGCGATTCCAGCGACGAGGAGACGGAAAAGCAGCCGACGATGAAATGGAGGAAGGTCGTCGAGGCACCGTCTTTCGTACCTGCAACGAATCCGAAGCCTTTACCGCAACGATTATCTTTTGGTGGAAAGACTGTGGCTTACAGGTCGAACGTCGTGGAGACTCATACCGAATCGCTTTTGAACGTGACGGCGACATCCGCGACGGAGTCCGAGGGACCGGCAGATAGTAGTAGCGAATCCAGTGGTTCCGACGTCGAAATGACGATTCAACAGCAATCGCAGAGCCACGTTTCGGAGAGCAATCCACCGATTACGGAACGTCCAGTTAATCTCTACTGTTACTGTCAATGTCCCTACGACGAGGTATCCGAAATGATCGCTTGCGACGGCGAGGACTGTCGCATCGAGTGGTTTCATTTCGAGTGTGTCGGCATTATGGTGCCACCTAAGGGCAAGTGGTATTGTCCAGACTGTAGGAAAAAACATGGTATCGTGCAAAATAGCGAAGACTATTTCGATTGA